From one Lysinibacillus sp. G4S2 genomic stretch:
- a CDS encoding RNA methyltransferase has product MKRIESTQNALVKYWKKLATTRKERERSGEFIVEGFHLVEEALKNTEQVLQLIVREGVELPMLWPIDNVAIVEITAAVAKEFAETETSQGVFAVCKQPLVEEDVMASWRKVLLIDAVQDPGNIGTMIRTADAAGLDAVILGKGCADLYNPKTLRSAQGSHFHIPVLRGDLEEWIEQLQDNGVPVFGTALDEDAVVYSDIEHTGSFAIMMGNEGSGIHPQLLSMTDQNMIIPILGQAESLNVAVATGIVLYGFVK; this is encoded by the coding sequence ATGAAAAGAATTGAATCTACGCAAAATGCGTTAGTGAAATATTGGAAAAAGCTAGCGACAACACGTAAAGAACGTGAAAGATCTGGAGAATTCATAGTAGAAGGTTTCCATTTGGTGGAGGAAGCATTAAAAAATACGGAGCAGGTGCTACAGTTAATTGTACGTGAAGGTGTAGAATTACCAATGCTTTGGCCGATTGATAATGTAGCCATCGTTGAAATAACAGCGGCTGTTGCCAAGGAATTTGCTGAAACGGAGACGTCTCAAGGTGTATTTGCAGTTTGTAAGCAGCCTTTGGTAGAAGAAGATGTAATGGCTTCATGGCGCAAGGTGCTACTAATTGATGCCGTCCAAGATCCAGGGAATATTGGGACGATGATTCGTACTGCGGATGCAGCTGGTTTAGATGCAGTAATACTTGGCAAGGGGTGTGCGGATTTATATAATCCTAAAACACTTCGCTCTGCACAGGGCTCACATTTCCATATTCCTGTCCTTCGAGGTGATTTAGAAGAATGGATTGAGCAGCTACAGGATAATGGTGTACCAGTATTTGGAACTGCTTTAGATGAGGATGCAGTTGTCTATAGTGACATTGAGCATACTGGATCATTCGCTATAATGATGGGGAATGAAGGTAGTGGCATTCATCCACAATTACTTTCGATGACTGATCAAAATATGATCATTCCAATTTTGGGACAAGCGGAGTCTCTAAATGTAGCAGTGGCAACAGGAATCGTTTTATATGGATTTGTTAAGTAG
- the pheS gene encoding phenylalanine--tRNA ligase subunit alpha — protein sequence MEEQLKQLEQEALAKIEAAANLKELNDVRVAYLGKKGPITDLLKGMGKLSAEERPKMGALVNTVRENVTAVLEAKVTVLEEAAIAEKLASESIDVTLPGREIKVGNRHPLTRVIEEIEDLFIGMGYEIAEGPEVEKDYYNFEALNLPKGHPARDMQDSFYISEEILLRTHTSPVQARTMEKKKGESIRIICPGKVFRRDNDDATHSHQFMQIEGLVIGENIRMSDLKGTLDTLAKKMFGAEREIRLRPSFFPFTEPSVEMDISCFKCGGSGCNVCKGTGWIEILGAGMVHPNVLEMAGYDPKKVSGFAFGIGAERIAMLKYGVDDIRHFYTSDTRFLSQFERTEA from the coding sequence ATGGAAGAACAATTAAAGCAATTAGAGCAAGAAGCACTTGCTAAAATTGAGGCGGCAGCAAATTTAAAAGAGTTAAATGATGTGCGAGTAGCGTATCTAGGAAAAAAAGGACCTATCACAGATTTATTAAAAGGGATGGGGAAATTATCAGCTGAGGAACGCCCGAAAATGGGTGCCTTAGTGAACACGGTTCGTGAAAATGTAACGGCTGTGTTAGAGGCAAAAGTGACTGTACTAGAAGAAGCGGCAATTGCTGAAAAATTAGCAAGTGAGTCGATTGATGTCACTTTACCTGGCCGTGAAATTAAAGTTGGGAATCGTCACCCATTAACACGCGTTATTGAAGAAATTGAAGATTTATTTATCGGTATGGGCTATGAAATTGCAGAAGGTCCTGAAGTGGAAAAGGATTACTATAACTTCGAAGCACTGAACTTGCCGAAGGGACACCCTGCTCGTGATATGCAAGATTCGTTTTATATTTCCGAGGAAATATTATTACGTACGCATACATCTCCTGTGCAAGCTCGCACAATGGAAAAGAAAAAAGGTGAATCTATTCGCATTATTTGTCCAGGTAAAGTATTCCGTCGTGACAACGATGATGCTACCCACTCACACCAATTCATGCAAATTGAAGGCTTAGTTATTGGCGAAAATATTCGCATGAGTGATCTTAAAGGTACGTTAGATACTCTTGCGAAGAAAATGTTTGGCGCAGAGCGCGAAATTCGTTTACGTCCAAGCTTCTTCCCATTCACAGAGCCGTCTGTTGAAATGGATATTTCTTGCTTTAAATGTGGTGGTTCAGGATGTAACGTATGTAAAGGCACAGGCTGGATTGAAATTTTAGGTGCAGGTATGGTGCATCCTAATGTACTTGAAATGGCTGGCTATGATCCGAAGAAAGTTTCAGGCTTTGCATTTGGTATCGGTGCAGAACGTATCGCTATGTTGAAATATGGTGTCGACGACATTCGTCATTTCTATACAAGTGACACACGTTTCTTATCACAATTCGAGCGAACAGAAGCGTAA
- a CDS encoding (deoxy)nucleoside triphosphate pyrophosphohydrolase: MKKNVHVVGAIIENDKHEIFCALRNPNMVLANYWEFPGGKIEEGESPEQALSREILEEFNCSIQVGEKVEDTIHEYEKFIVRLETYKASIIKGEPVMLEHAEISWVPRNELLNLNFAPADIPAINKILAEK, translated from the coding sequence ATGAAAAAAAATGTACATGTCGTAGGTGCAATTATTGAAAATGATAAGCATGAAATATTTTGTGCGTTAAGAAATCCTAATATGGTACTAGCAAATTATTGGGAGTTTCCTGGTGGCAAGATCGAAGAGGGGGAATCACCTGAACAAGCGTTATCCCGTGAAATTTTAGAGGAATTTAATTGCTCGATACAAGTTGGGGAAAAGGTTGAGGATACCATTCACGAATATGAAAAATTTATTGTACGCTTAGAAACATATAAGGCTTCCATCATAAAAGGAGAGCCTGTCATGCTAGAACATGCCGAAATTAGCTGGGTTCCTCGGAACGAACTTTTAAATCTCAATTTTGCTCCCGCTGATATCCCGGCAATAAATAAAATACTTGCCGAAAAATAG